GCGCTTTGGCCGGTGTAGGAAAAATCCGTGACCTGGCCGGAGTCGCTTCGGGTGACGCTGCCCTGGCCCTGGCGTCCGGCCGCCGCCGACTGTCCGGTGGCCGGGTTGGTGACTACGCCGCCCATGGCGCTTTGGGTGCTGGTGGTGTTTCCGGACACGGTCTTGGAACCCGTGGCGGTCCCGGCGGCGTTGACGGTCTGGCCGGACGGGGTCTGGACGGTGGCCGCCCCGGCGGCGCGGCCCGTGGTGGTGTTCCCGGAGGTGGTCACGGCCGAGGCCGAGGCCCCGGTGGCTGTGGCGCTTTGTCCCTGGGGGCCGGTGACGGTGGTCTGGCCGGAGTGGGTGTTCACGGTTGTGGCCCCGGCCGTGGTGGTCGTGCCGCTGCCGGTGTGACCGACGGTTGTGGTCCCGGCCGGGCCGGTCACGGCCACGGTCCCCGAGGGGTCGGTGTAATACGTGGTCGTCGCGGCGGGCGGGGGGACGGTTGTGGCCGGGACCGTGGTGACGGTGGTTGTGGCGGGCGGCACGGCGGTCACCGTGGTGGTCGGCGCGGGGGTCACCACCACGGTCGCGCCCGGCGTGGCGACGGGCGGCGGTACGGCGGTCACCGTGGTCACGGGGGCGGGCGTCACCACCACCGTGGGGCCTGCGCCCGGGCTGACCGGGGTCGTGGCGGTTCCTGTGGCGGCCTTGGCGGCGGCCAGACTGGCGGCCTCTTCCGGCAGGGCGGCCATGCGGGCGTCCATATCCGGATGGGCGTTTAGGATGGCCTTTTTCGGCATGGGGCGCACAGCGGCCCAGGCGGCCTGCGCCGCCAGGCCTTCGGCCCTGGCCCGGGCCGGGTCGCCGACCTCCACGGCCGCCCAGGCCGCCTCCACGTGGCGGCGCATCTCGGTGACGTGGTTTCCGGCCGAACCCGGTTCAGCGGCCGGGAGGGCGGTGGGAAAGCAGATGATGAGCGCGGCAAAAAGAATGGCATAGGTTCGTGAAAAACGGGGGAACATGGCTCCACCTCATGGGGAAGGGGTTTGCGGCAGGGGGAAAGCCGGAATCGCCAGGAGGCGGCTTGGCACGTCACGGCAGGTTCCACCTCTGAAGTCCTGTGTCGGTGCGCGGAGGGCATCGGTTACAAGGCTCTGTCCAGCATGTACACATTCTCCCGGGACCGGGCAACGGCTTTCCCCCGCGAGGCGTCCCCGTGCCCCTTTTCCCGAAGCCCCCTTTGGGCTATGCCACAGGCAGGACCGTCATCGGACGCCGGTCCCCGGGACATGGGGGCCGACAGGGGAGCGCCATATGTTTCGAGCCGTTATCGGGCAGGCCCAGTGCGTGGAGACCGAATGCGCCGCCGGGAACGTCATCCGGCAGTGCCGGGCCCGGCTGGCCGGGGCCGTCCCCGGGGCGGGGGTGCTTTTTTCCTCCACGGGTTTCGATCTGCCGCAGCTTTTGGACATGACGGCCCAGTCCTTCCCGGGCATGCCCCTGGTCGGCTGCACCACGGCCGGGCAGTTCTCCACGGCCCTTGGTCCAAGCTTCGATTCCATCTGCCTGATGCTTTTCGTGTCGGACACGGTACGTTTCGGGGCGGGGCTCGGCCGAAACGCCCTGGCCGACCCGGAAGGCGCGGCCAGCGAGGCGGCGGCCATGGCCCGGGCGGCCTGGCCCGAGGAGGCGGCGTCTTTGGCCTTCGCCTTCCCCGAGGCCATGGGGCTGGCCCCGGGGCGGCTTGTGGCGGGTCTTTCCGCGTCGCTTCGCTGCCCGGTGTTCGGGGGGTTCGCCGCTGGCGAGGGCCGCGACGACGTGCGCCAGTTTTTCGGGAGCGAGGTGGTGCGGGGCGGGGTTCCTGTGCTTTGCCTGTTCGGCCCGGCCCGGGCCTATTTCGCCGTGAGCAACAGTTGGCGTCCCGTGGGCCGCCGGGTGCGGGTGGACGCGGTGGACGGCCCCCGCGTGCTGCGCATCGACGGGAAAACCGCAGTGGATTTCTACCGCGACACCCTGGGGCCGCACGGGCTGCCCGCCACGGAGATGCCCCTGGCCGTGTTTGCGGACGACGGCCGGTTCGCCATTCGCGGTCCCCTGGACTACGACGAGGAGGGCGGCGGCATCGTATTTTCCGACGTGGTGCCCGAGGGGGCGCAGGTGCGCATCACCGAGGCCACGCGGGAGGGGATCATCGGGGACGTGGACCGGTCCCTGAAGGAACTGGTCCGGGCCCTGCCCGCTGATTTCATCCCCGACGCGGCCCTGGCCTTTTCCTGCTCCACACGGCGTTACATCCTGGGCCAGCGTTCCCGGGAGGAGTTCGAGCTCATGCGCGGGCATTTTCCTCCCGAACTGCCCATTGCCGGTTTCCACGCCTACGGCGAGATCAGTCCCCTGATCCCGGGCGACCCGGCCCGGTTCCACAACTGCACGCTGGTGACGGTGCTTTTCGGGGACGGGAAGGGCGAAGGCGCGGCCTTTCCCGAGCCGACCGTGGAACTTCCCGTGCCCGAATGCGCCGAGGACGCCATGGCCATGAAGGACAGGGAGATACGGTTCCTCAAAAAGCAATGCGCCCGCTCGGAACAGCTCGTGACCCGCTTGGAGCATCTGCGCGACATCGGTTCGGGTCTGCAAGGCCGCATGAACAAGGAACTGCGCGACGCCAACCTGATCATCAAGGAAAAAAACCGGCTTTTGCGCGAGGCCCTGGCCCTGGCCGAAGAGGTGCAATTGCGGCTTCTGCCCCGGGACAACCCGGCCGTGCCTGGCTTCGATATTGCGGGCAAAAGCATCTATTGCGACGAAACAGGCGGGGATTATTACGATTATCTGGCCGTGCCCGGGGCCGGACCGGGCAGTGTGGCGATTGTCGTGGGGGACGTGTCCGGGCACGGGGTGGCCTCGGCGTTGCTTATGACTACGGCCCGGGCGCTTTTGCGCATGCGGGCCTCCATGGGCGGCGGCCCGGCCTGCCATGTGGAGGACCTAAACCGCCTGCTGACCCAGGACACGGCCGAGACCGGGCGTTTCGTGACGCTTTTCTACCTGTCCATGGAGCCGTCGCCGGATGGGTCGCAGCCCGGGCGCATGCGCTGGGTGCGGGCCGGGCACGATCCGGCCCTGGTGTACGACCCGAGGACCGGGGGATTTCTGGAGTTGTCCGAGGGCGGCGTGCCGCTGGGGATCATCGGCGAGGTGGCTTACGAGGAATTCGTCTTTGAGGGCATGGTTGGGGGGCAGGTGGTGGCGCTGGGCACGGACGGCATCTGGGAGGCCCGGAACCGCAACGGCGAGATGTTCGGGAAAAAGCGCCTGCGCCGGATCATCAGCGAACATGCGGACCTTCCGGCCCGAAAGATCGTTGGTGCGGTGCTCGAGGAACTGGAGGCGTTTCGCCGCGGGCTGCCCGCCGAGGATGACGTGACGCTGGTGGTGGTGAAGGTGTTGTAATATAAGTATATTTGATTATATGTAGCCCTGAGAGATAAGTATGATTCGGGGAGCTGGCACAAATGATTGAAGAATTTAAAGACAAGAACGTTGGAGGAGAAAGGGTTATTTTTTGCAATAGATGCAAGCAGGATACGAAGCATATTATTAAGTCTTCTTTAGTGACGAACGGGAATGATCAAATTAACGATGATTTCATATTTTATTGGAGCGAGAACGTTGAGATATTAAAATGCAATGGGTGCGGAACAACGACGGTGATGGTTGAAGAATCAAATTCAGAGGAATTGCCATGGAAAGACGGAGCTTATCCACATATAGTGTATTTTCCGAATAGAGAGGATGGTTATATTCAGGTTATTGAAAAAGGATTTCTCCCATGGAAAATACAAAAAATATATTCAGAAACGATAGAATGTTATCGACATGGTTTGGTTGTTTTGTGCGTTGCGGGTATTCGTGCTACACTTGAAGGAGTGTGCCAGGATAGAAATGTGAAGGACGGAATTGTAAAAAGAAAAAGAAAAGGAGTTTATGTCGATCGAAAAATTAATAACCTGGAAGGAAAGATAAATGGAATGTGTGAGGCAGGGTTTGTTTCGAAAAGAAATATTGATATACTTCACACGTTAAGGATTGTTGGAAATGATGCAGTTCATGAGCTTTCTGTGTTAGAAAAGGTCAAAGTTGAAGCTGCTATCAGTATATTAAACCATATTTTGACAGATGTGTATGTTTTGCCAGAAAAACAACGGCTGTTGAAAAATGTACAAGATGGTTCTGGGCTGCCTCTATAGCGTATGGGGGTAGTACGCAAATCAAAATGATCACCCTGTTAATTCGACATACTCCCCAAATGGTGTCCCCATGAGCCCCTGCGCCAGCCGGGCATCGGCCGTCACCATCACCCCCTCCAGGGCCACGGCCAACGCCACATACAGACAGTCATACATGGCCCGGCCGGTCATGGTCGCAATCTCCCAGGCGTGGTCGCGAAGCTCGGACGTCTCAAAATACAAGATCGGCTGCCCTGCCAGGGTCTCCCGCGCCTCCTCCGCCTCCAACCGGGTCATGTCCCCCCGGCGCACAAACTTGGCCAGCAGATTGTCCATCTCGATCAGAAAAAAGTCCGGGGCATAGAGATCGATCCCGGAGCGCATGTATGCGGCGGCCGCGTCCCCGCCCGGTTCGGACGTGAACCACTTGGCGGCCACCGAGGCGTCAAGAATGATCGGCCTCATGCGTCGCGATCTTCCCGAAGAAGCGCCGTCGTGTCGGGAAAGACCCGCCCCGCCATGCGCCTGCGGAAATCCTCAAGTTTCGCAGCGGCCGCCTGATGATCCAGCACCTTGCGGGTGCTGGCCTGACTCAGGATGACCCGCACCTCGGCCTCGAGCGAGCGGTTGTGTTCGGCGGCCAGGGCCTTGAGACGGCCGACCACGCCCTCGTCCAGATCGCGAACCAGTATCTGCGACATGATGACTCCCTCCTTCATGCGTGCTATCAATATGATAACATTTTGGGAGATGTCAATTCTCTCCCCGCGCCGTGCGGCCAGAAGCGGCACGGCATACCTCCGTCGACTCACTCCCCGCATATCGCCCCACATCCATCTTGACAAACCCCTGCGTTTCGCATTTCATTCCGCAAATCGGAGTGAAAACCGCATGTTCAACGAAATCGATCTCAAAATTCTGAATATCCTTCAGGAAAACGCCCGCACCTCCAACGCCGACCTGGCCCGGGCCGTGGACCTGGCCCCGTCCGCCGTGCTCGAGCGGGTGCGCAAGCTCGAACGCCGGGGCGTCATCACCGGCTACGCCGCGCATCTGTCCCCCCCGGCCGTGGGGCTTTCGCTGACCGCGTTCACCTTCGTGCGCGTGGAGGAGGCCGTGGGGGCCACGGACACCGGGCGGCTTCTGGCCGATCTGCCGGGCGTGCTCGAGGTCCACTACACCGCCGGGGCCGCCGCCTATCTGGTCAAGGTCCGGGTGGCCGACACCGCCGCCCTGGCCGGGCTTTTGCGGGAGATGGGCCGCATCGAAAGCGTGCGCGACACCAACACCACCATCGTGTTGGAAACGGTCAAGGAAACCGCCGCGCTGCCTCTCAACCACCATTCATAAAAAGGATCGCCGTCATGGATCAGGCTCTCGAATCGCGCATCGTGGCCCGGGGAAAGCAGTTTTTCCAGAGCATCCGGGGTGAGGCCCCCTCCATCTTCAACAAGGGCTTCTGGACCGGCAAGGTCATGGACTGGGCCATGAAAAACGAGGATTTCAAGGTCCAGCTCTTCCGGTTCGTGGACGTTTTGCCCTACCTCACCACCTCCGACGCGCTTAAGCGCCACATTGAGGAATACTTCACCGGCCATGGCGCGGCGGACATCCCGGCCGTGCTCAAGTGGGGCGCGGAAAAATCCGGCATGTTCGGCGGGCTGGCCGCCGCGGTCATGGGCAAGGCCATCCGCTCCAACATCGAGGGCATGGCCAAGGGCTTCATCATCGGCCAGACCGCCAAGGAGGCCGTCAAATCCATCAAAAAGCTGCGCAAGGATGGTTTCGCCTTCACCGTGGACCTCCTGGGCGAGGCCACCATGAGCGAGGCCGAGGCCGACGCCTACCGCGACGGCTATCTCGAGGTGCTGGCGGCCATCGCCAAGGAGCAGCCCTCCTTTTCGACGCTTGGCGGCGGCAAGACTGATCTGGACTGGGGAAGCGCCCCCCGGGTCAACGTCTCCATCAAGCCCTCGGCGCTTTTTTCCCAGGCCAAGCCCGTGGACATGGAGGGCTCCATCGCGGGCATCCTGTCGCGGCTGGTCCCGGTCTACCGGGCCACGCGGGCCATGGGCGGGGCGCTGTGCATCGACATGGAGGCGCTGAAATACAAGGACATGACCCTTGAGCTCTTCAAGCGCCTGCGCACGGACAAGGAATTTCGCGACTATCCGCACCTGTCCGTGGTGCTCCAGGCCTACCTGAAGGACACCGAGCGCGATCTGGCCGACCTTGTGGCCTTCGCCAGGGCCGAGGGCCTGCCCATCGGCATCCGGCTGGTCAAGGGGGCCTACTGGGACTTCGAGACCGTGGTGGCCAAGCAGATGGGCTGGGAGGTTCCGGTGTGGACCAAAAAGCCCGAGACCGACGCCGCCTACGAGCGCCTGTCCACGGAGATCCTGCGCCACGCCGACATCGTCTACTTCCAGGCCGCCTCGCACAATATCCGCAGCATCAGCCACGTCATGGAGACGGCGGCGGCCCTGGGCGTCCCAGACAGCCGTTACGAATTCCAGGCCCTGTTCGGCATGGCCGAGCCCGTGCGCAAGGGCCTTCTGGCCGTGGCCGGGCGGGTGCGCCTGTACTGCCCCTACGGCGAGCTGTTGCCGGGCATGGCCTATCTGGTGCGGCGGCTTTTGGAAAACACGGCCAACGAATCGTTTTTGCGCCAGAGCTTCGCCGACGGCCAGACCGAGGAGCTGCTCCTGGAAAACCCTCTGGCCACACTGGCCCGCGAAACGTCCACGACCTGCCCGCCGTCGTCGCCGCCCGTGTCCAGGGGGGGGCTGACGCGCTTCGCCAACCATCCCATGCCCGACTTCACCGTGGCCGACCTGCGGGCCGCCTTCCCCAGGGCCCTGGCCGAGGTCCGGGCCGACTTCGGCCGCACCATCCCCCTGGTCATCGGAGGGAAGGAGATCCTCACCGCCGACCGGCTGGCCTCGGTCAACCCGGCCGATCCGGACGAGGTCGTGGCCCAGGTCTGCCAGGCCGGGACCGCCGAGATCGATCAGGCCGTCGCCGCCGCAAAAGCCGCCTTCGCGGGCTGGCGCGATGCCGCGCCCGAGACCCGGGCCGCCGTGCTCATAAAGGCCGCCGCCATCGCCCGGGAGCGCATCGTGGCCCTGTCCGCCCTGCAAGTCCTCGAGGTCGGCAAGCAGTGGGATCAGGCCTACGCCGACGTTGCCGAGGCCATCGACTTCCTGGAATACTACGCCCGGGAGATGGTCCGCCTGGGCGCGCCTCGGCGCATGGGCAACCAGCCCGGCGAGCAAAACCGCCTCTTCTACGAGCCCAAGGGGCCGGTGGCGGTCATCGCCCCCTGGAACTTCCCCCTGGCCATCGCCTGCGGCATGTCCGCCGCTGCCGTGGTCGTCGGCAACTGCGTGGTTTTTAAGCCCTCGGGACTGGCCTCGGCCGTGGGCTACGGCCTGTGCGGGATTTTCCGCGAGGCCGGGCTGCCGGACGGCGTCTTCAACTTCTGCCCGGGCCGGGGTTCGGTCATGGGCGACCATCTGGTCGAACACCCGGACATCACCATGATCGCGTTTACCGGCTCCATGGACGTGGGCCTGCGCATCATGGAAAAGGCCTCCCGGGTCGTCCCCGGGCAGGCCTATTGCAAGCGCGTGGTGGCCGAGATGGGCGGCAAGAACGCCATCATCATCGACGACGACGCCGACCTGGACGAGGCCGTCTCCAGCGTGCTGTATTCCGCCTTCGGCTTCCAGGGCCAGAAATGTTCGGCCTGCTCCCGTGTGATCGTCCTGGAACCCATCTATGAGAAGTTCACCGCGCGCCTCAAAGAAGCCGCCGAGTCCGTGAAGATCGGCCCGTCCGAAGACCCGGCCAACTTCATGGGACCGGTGGTGGACGCTTCGCAGCAAAAAACCGTGGCCACATACGCCGACATCGCCCGCGCCGAGGGCCGCATCCTGGTGGAGCGGCTTTGCGCGGGCAAGGGCTTCTACGCCCCCATGGTCATCGTCGAGGGCATAAAGCCCGAACACCGCCTGGCCCAGGAAGAGGTCTTTGGACCCATCCTGGCCGTCATGAAGGCCAAGACCTTCGATGAGGCCATCGATATCGCCAATTCCACCCGCTTCGCCTTAACCGGCGGCGTGTTCTCGCGCAGCCCCAAAAACCTGGAGAGCGCCAAAAAACGCTTCCGGGTCGGCAACCTGTACATCAACCGCAACATCACCGGCGCGCTGGTGGAGCGGCAGCCCTTCGGCGGCGCGAAGATGTCCGGCGTGGGGTCGAAAGCGGGCGGCCCGGACTACCTGCTCCAGTTCATGGATCCGCGCGTGGTGACGGAAAATACCATCCGGCGCGGCTTCACCCCCATCGAAGAGGGCGACGACTGGTTTGAATAGCGGGAGTCGGGGAGGAGGTGCCGCCTCCTCCCCGAACCCCACCGCCGCCAGGGGGCCATTGCCCCCTGGACCCCACGTCAGCTTCGCCCTATCCTCCCCTCCATGTGCGGACGCTTCGCCCTGGGCATTCCCAGAAAAAAACTGGCCGAGGAATTCGGCCTGGACGCGGTTCCCGAGGCCCCGGCGCGCTACAACATCGCCCCGGGCCAGCTCGTGGAGGCCGTGGTGGACGCGGGCTTTGGGCGGCGCGAGATGCGCCTGTTTCGCTGGGGCCTGGTCCCGTCGTGGTCCAAGGAAGGCAGCAAGGGCCGGGGGTTCGTGAACGCGCGGTTGGAAACGGCGGCGGAAAAGCCGTCGTTTCGAGCGGCCATGCGCTACAGGCGGTGCCTGCTGCCCGCCTCGGGATTCTACGAATGGCAGGCCCGGCCGGGCGGCAAGCAGCCGTGGTATTTTTACCGAACTGACGGGCGGTTGGCGGCCCTGGCCGGGCTCTGGGAGCGCTATGAAGGCGCGATGGGCGAGATCGTGGAATCCTGCGCGGTCCTGACCACCGAGGCCGACGAGGCCGTGTCGCCGGTACACGAACGCATGCCGGTGGCCATCGAACCAAAGGACTATGAGCGCTGGCTCGACACGGCCATGCGCGACGGGGCACGCGCGGCGTCGATTTTTCGACGCCCCGGGCCGTCGATCTGGGCCGGGCATCCGGTCGGGCCGGGGGTGAACCGGGCGGCGGCGGATGAAGAGCAACTCATCCTGCCGCTGACCATGCGCTGATGGCGGCCCATTGCGGGGCATGACGGGGATCAGGGCGCGGCTTCGGCCGCGTTTTTCGTTTTTTTTTGGCGCTGTGGCGTTTGTGGCACTACATCTGCAACAAAGGCGAGGCAGGGCAAAAAACTCCGCCGTGGGGGCGGAGTCTTGACCAACGGGGGAGGCTATGGCGATAGCTCAAGAGGCAGCATCACAACGGTTCCGCACCGCGCCCGTGGGGCGTCCGGACCAAACCGCGCCGGTCATCCGGCCCGGCGTGTTCCGTCCCGGGCCGCTGGTGGAGGACGTCGAGCGGTTGTCGCGTCCAGGCGTGGTGTTGTCGGATGAGGACATCATCAACGTCCTGGTGAAATATTTTCACGCCTACATCTATCCCGGTTCCGAGGCGCATGCCGTGCCGCTTGGGGATATCTCCGAACTGTTCTGGCGGTTTTGCGGCATGTGGTGGGAGGGCACGCGGGATACGCCCGCCGATCTGGGCCTGCGCGACTCCACCGGATATGCCCTGCGCATGCTGGCCGATCTGCCCAAGACCGGGCATATCTTCCGCTCTATCGCCGGACGTCCGGCCATGCCGACCGGCCTCGCCGACGGCTACGTGGGGCTCGGCCTGGGCACAGGGACCGGGGTGTTGCTCTTGGCGGCGTCGCTCCAAGCCAGGCGGCATGGAGCCGGACGGTTCGACCTGCTGGGGGTGGAATACGACACCTTGGTGGCCGAACGTACCGGACTTCTGCTGGACCGGCTCGGCGTAGGCCGGGTGGTGGCGGCCGACGCCCGGGACGCCCAGGCTTACATCGACATGGTGGACGGGCCGATCACCTTTGTGGCCAACGAAACCATCCCGGGCATGAACCAGCGCATGCAGTCCGAACACTTTTCGGCCATCCATGGGGCGCTTTTCGAGGCCGCGGCCGCCCGTCTGCGGGAGACGCTCTTTTTCCCGGAAGGCTTGGTGGCGGTGGAGCCCAAGACAGACGCCTCGGTGGTCTTGTCGCGGCAAAACCGGTTCCAGGTGCCGAAATACTACCGCAACGTGAACGTCTTTCCCCGGGCCATCATCATTGAGGGACGACTGACGGCCCTGACCCGGCTCGGGAAAGACTTCCCCCGGCTCATCCCGCCGCAGGTGCGGCGCTTCCTGCCCAGGCGCTGGTAACCACTGCCGTCGGGGCTGCCGCCCCGCACTGTTCTCGGGGCTGCCGCCCCGAACCCCGCCCGGGGGAAATCATTTCCCCCGGACCCCCTGATATCGTTGCCGTTTCCGGAGCAGCAAAGCTGCTCCGGAAACGGCAACGGAAATCGGGATGGCCGGAGAACTCGATGCCTCCCGCACGCGGACGCGAAGCGCGCCATGCACCCGGCCCAGTGTGTGCGGCGCGCAGCGCCGCACACACTGGGCCGGAAAGAACTGGTTCTTCGCATACGGACGCGAAGCGCGATGAAGTTTTCGAAGGGGGGTCAAGGGGGGAAACCTTTTTCAAAAGGTTTCCCCCCTTGTCGCGGTGCTACCGGTCGCGGAAACGGCGTTCCCAGTCGTATTCCTTGGACGTGACCACATCCTCCATGCGGCGGATGCGGCGGCTGAGGCGTTCGAAGCGGCGTTTGAGCTCCTCGCGGCCGCTTTTTTTGTTTGCTGCAAAGCGGGAGTAGAAGTCGCGTTCGTCGTCGCTGCCGGGGGCCAGGACGGGTTCCGGGCGCAGCAGGAATCCGGCCAGGATGTAGGCCCCGATCACCGGCCAGACGCCGGAGAACACGGCCAAAAAGACGACGCCCAGTCGGACCCAGGTCACGGGCACGTCCAGGTAGCGGGCCAGCCCCTTGCACACCCCGAGCAGCCGACCGTCGCGGGCCCGGTAGAGCTTGTGGTATTTGAGTTCCGAGACGTGTCTCATGGGTTGCCACCTCCGCCATCCCGTCTGCCGGAGATGATGATGGTTTCCAGGCTCTCCACGCGGCTCTCCAACTGTTCCAACTGCCGGTAAAGCTCCTGGGCGGTTTCGGCCTCCTGGCGCTCGTCCTGGGCGTTTTTGCCGCCGGACTTGAACAGGCGGGCCGCCAGGACGAGGACGCCGCCCAGGATGACCACGCCGATGACCATGGCCCCGGCCACGATCAGGGTGACGAGAAGTTTGATCATGGTGTCTGGCTCCGCATATCCGTCAGGCCCGAAGCAGCCGGGCGCAGGTCCGTTGCAAGAGAAACAGGGCGAAGAGGGCACAAAGCCGCAACGCGGTTTTCATGTCACTTTCCGCCGCCGGTTTCGGGGCGGGGAGGGCGCAGGGCGGCCAGTTCCCGCTCGATGTCCTCGTCGGCCTCCATGCGGGCGAACTTTTCTTCCAGGGTCATGGGTTCGCCGGGCCGGGACGCGGCGCCGCGCTCCCGGGGGGCAGCCAGATCGGCCTCGGCCTCCAGGCGCTCGATGCGGTTCTCGAATTCCTCAAAGCGTAGCAGGGTGTCGGCGGATTGTACACGCCGCAACTCGTCCCCGGCCCGCTTCTTGCCAGCGGCCCGATGATGCCGGGCCACCAGGACTCGGCGGCGTTCCTTGGCCGAGGCCAGCTTTTCCTCAAGCTTTTCGAGATCGCCCTTGCAGGCCTCGATCATCCCCTCGAATTCGGCGGTCTCGGCTTCCATGGCCAGGGCGCGTTCCTCCAGGCGGCGCTTTTCCAGAAGCGCCTCCCGGGCCAGATCCTCGCGGCCCTTGTCCACGGCCAGCTTGGCCTTGCCGCGCCACAGTTCGGCGCGGTGGACGGCCTCGTCGCGCTGCCTGCGGGCCGTGGCCGCCTGGGCCATGGTGCGGGCGCAGGAGGCCTTGAGTTCGACCAGGGTCTCCTCCATCTCCTGGATCATGAGCCGGATGAGCTTTTCGGGGTCTTCGGCCTTGTCGAGCATGGCGCTGATGTTGGCGCTGATAATGTCGCGGAAGCGGGTGAAAATACCCATGGTGGTTCCTCCTTGGGGCGTTTGCAACGGAAAAGCAGGGATCATGCCAGATAAAAAATCGAATAAAAAAGCGGTAATATGTTTTAAGAATAAAACTTGTGTGGTTTATCTGGCTAAGATATGGCATGAAACGCAAAAGGATGGTGAAAATGGCGAATAGCTATCAGGCGCCGGAGCAGGCCGTCAGCGAGGCCATTGGCCAGTCCGACGCCTTTCTGGCCTTTCAGGAACGCCTTTCCGCCGTGGCGGGCGTGGCGCGGCCCGTCATCCTGCTTGGCGAACGCGGCACCGGCAAGGAGCTGGCCGCCATCCGTCTGCACTACCTCTCCACGCGTTGGGACAAGCCGCTTCTCACCCTCAACTGCGCCGCGCTGCCTGCCTCGCTGCTCGAATCCGAACTCTTCGGGCATGAGCCCGGGGCCTTCACCGGCGCGCTCAAGGTCCGCCACGGCCGCTTCGAGGCCGCCCGCCAGGGCACCCTGTTTCTCGACGAGGCCGCTGCCATCCCCTTGTCCGTTCAGGAAAAAATTCTGCGGGTCGTGGAATACGGCACGTTCGAACGCTTGGGCTCCTCCGAGCAAAAACGCGTGGATGTGCGGCTTATCGCCGCCGCCAACGCCGATCTGGCGGCCATGGCCCGGCAGGGAACCTTCAAGCCCGATCTGCTGGATCGCTTAAGCTTTGAAGTGCTGCATCTGCCGCCGCTGCGCGCTCGCCACGGCGACATCCCCCTGCTTGCCG
Above is a genomic segment from Desulfolutivibrio sulfodismutans DSM 3696 containing:
- the pspC gene encoding envelope stress response membrane protein PspC; protein product: MRHVSELKYHKLYRARDGRLLGVCKGLARYLDVPVTWVRLGVVFLAVFSGVWPVIGAYILAGFLLRPEPVLAPGSDDERDFYSRFAANKKSGREELKRRFERLSRRIRRMEDVVTSKEYDWERRFRDR
- a CDS encoding PspA/IM30 family protein translates to MGIFTRFRDIISANISAMLDKAEDPEKLIRLMIQEMEETLVELKASCARTMAQAATARRQRDEAVHRAELWRGKAKLAVDKGREDLAREALLEKRRLEERALAMEAETAEFEGMIEACKGDLEKLEEKLASAKERRRVLVARHHRAAGKKRAGDELRRVQSADTLLRFEEFENRIERLEAEADLAAPRERGAASRPGEPMTLEEKFARMEADEDIERELAALRPPRPETGGGK
- a CDS encoding sigma 54-interacting transcriptional regulator → MANSYQAPEQAVSEAIGQSDAFLAFQERLSAVAGVARPVILLGERGTGKELAAIRLHYLSTRWDKPLLTLNCAALPASLLESELFGHEPGAFTGALKVRHGRFEAARQGTLFLDEAAAIPLSVQEKILRVVEYGTFERLGSSEQKRVDVRLIAAANADLAAMARQGTFKPDLLDRLSFEVLHLPPLRARHGDIPLLAARFAARMQAELGHKSPPEFTSAAMATLEAHPWPGNVRELKNVVERAVFRAAGKRIRQVDFDPFASPFPPLPPLPAPAFTAPPAVQASLSAAPLPSDPPSLPASLPDALASLENRLVHDALAKANHNQRRAAELLGLSYHAFRGVYRRVRGGKGG